A single genomic interval of Hafnia alvei harbors:
- the nrdB gene encoding class Ia ribonucleoside-diphosphate reductase subunit beta yields the protein MAYTTFSQNKNDQLLEPMFFGQPVNVARYDQQKHEIFEKLIEKQLSFFWRPEEVDVSRDRIDYQALPDHEKHIFISNLKYQTLLDSIQGRSPNVALLPLISIPELETWVETWSFSETIHSRSYTHIIRNIVNDPAVVFDDIVTNEEILKRAKDISGYYDDLIEMTGYWHLLGEGAHTVNGKTVNVNLRDLKKQLYLCLMSVNALEAIRFYVSFACSFAFAERELMEGNAKIIKLIARDEALHLTGTQHILNLMRSGQDDPEMAEIAVECEQQCYDLFVLAAQQEKEWAEYLFRDGSMIGLNKDILCQYVEYITNIRMQAVGLGLPFQTRSNPIPWINAWLVSDNVQVAPQEVEVSSYLVGQIDSEVNADDLSDFEL from the coding sequence ATGGCATATACCACATTCTCGCAAAACAAAAACGATCAGTTACTCGAACCCATGTTCTTCGGTCAGCCGGTTAACGTGGCGCGTTACGACCAGCAAAAGCATGAAATTTTTGAAAAGCTGATCGAAAAACAGCTCTCTTTCTTCTGGCGCCCCGAAGAAGTTGACGTGTCTCGCGACCGTATCGACTATCAAGCGCTGCCAGACCATGAAAAACACATTTTTATCAGCAACCTGAAATATCAAACCCTGCTGGATTCGATTCAGGGACGCAGCCCGAACGTCGCGCTGTTGCCGCTGATCTCTATCCCAGAGCTTGAAACCTGGGTCGAAACTTGGTCGTTCTCCGAAACCATTCACTCACGCTCTTACACGCATATTATTCGTAATATCGTTAACGATCCGGCGGTGGTGTTTGATGATATCGTCACCAACGAAGAAATCCTCAAGCGTGCGAAAGACATTTCCGGCTACTACGATGATTTAATTGAGATGACCGGTTACTGGCATCTGCTGGGCGAAGGCGCTCATACCGTCAACGGTAAAACCGTCAACGTCAACCTGCGCGACCTCAAGAAGCAGCTTTATCTGTGTTTGATGAGCGTCAACGCGCTGGAAGCCATTCGCTTCTACGTCAGCTTCGCCTGCTCTTTCGCCTTTGCCGAACGCGAACTGATGGAAGGTAACGCTAAAATCATCAAACTGATTGCCCGCGATGAAGCCTTACACCTAACCGGCACCCAGCATATTCTGAATCTGATGCGTTCAGGTCAGGACGATCCTGAAATGGCCGAAATTGCCGTTGAGTGCGAGCAGCAATGCTATGACCTGTTTGTTCTCGCTGCGCAGCAGGAAAAAGAGTGGGCAGAGTATCTGTTCCGCGATGGCTCTATGATTGGCTTGAACAAAGATATCCTGTGCCAATACGTTGAATACATCACCAATATCCGCATGCAGGCCGTTGGCTTGGGGCTGCCGTTCCAAACGCGCTCTAACCCAATTCCTTGGATCAATGCTTGGCTGGTGTCTGATAACGTTCAAGTGGCACCGCAGGAAGTGGAAGTGAGTTCTTATCTGGTTGGTCAGATTGACTCTGAAGTCAACGCTGATGACCTGAGCGACTTCGAGCTGTAA
- the yfaE gene encoding class I ribonucleotide reductase maintenance protein YfaE, translated as MTLALSGTKLAFTHGKTSLLEALEHHNVQVEYQCRSGYCGSCRCKMTKGRVIYRQQPLAFINEGEILPCCCHPDGDIEVEL; from the coding sequence ATCACACTCGCCCTTTCTGGCACTAAGCTTGCGTTCACGCACGGCAAAACCTCGCTGCTTGAAGCCCTTGAGCATCATAATGTGCAGGTGGAATACCAGTGCCGTTCAGGCTATTGCGGATCCTGTCGTTGCAAAATGACCAAGGGGCGCGTGATTTATCGCCAACAGCCGCTGGCTTTCATCAACGAGGGTGAAATTTTGCCTTGTTGTTGCCATCCAGACGGAGACATCGAGGTGGAGCTTTAA